The DNA window catctcatcgtcctcgGCGGCCTGCTCCAACTTGAGCTTgacgtcgtcgtcctcgtcgtcctcgtcgaaATCCTTCTTGGCTGGAGTGCGGCGCTTGCGAGGAGTAGCCGCCGGCTTGCGAGGAGTGGCGGAAGCCTTGGAGGCTCCAGCAGCGGACGGATCAGCCGCGGCGACGATTCCATTGGTGTCGCGAGCCTTGCGCAACTTTTGGACATGTTGACTAGAGCAGAAGAGAGGGCACAAGATGTTAGCAATGCTCTTTTGTCGTTTGAAAAAGACAGATGTAAGGCCTtgttgaggaagagaagagaagagaagaaaaggttgCGTGTAAGTACTTTATGGCATCGTAGCTGTAGCTATATCCGCGTGCTTGCATCCGTCTGGTGACTTCAGTCAAGAAAGCCTTGCCGCCTTTGATCTCATCAATGACGCACAAGAGAAGCGCTTCGTGAGCAGCCGCGTCCCAGCCTCGAGTGGGCTTGCTGCCCGATGGGGTGGCATCTTTGGACTTTGGTGCGACCATTGTAGCTTGGGATGGCAAAGAATGAACTTTTGACTGATGAAGAgtgggaaaagaaaaaggttgagagacttggatggagatggttgaTATGATTGGGATGATGAGTGAGTgccgaagaaagagaagtgtgtgacaagatggagagagtgTGGTGCATAGATATGTAAGGGGATGGAGTAGTGCACAGGTCAGATAAGAGTGAATGCAGTGCCGCAAATGGGCGAGCAGTACTgcccgtcttttttttttactctgCTAcgcattctcttctccgcccCAGCTGGCAGAGTGAAGCACAGGTGCCAGGGGTGTTGAATGCAGGCCGATCAAGCGAGGCCTCGTTGCCATGGGTGAGCAGCCATTGGTGAAATGCCATTGGCCCAAAATACATGCATCAACGTACCGAAGCGCGCCCTCGGAAAAGGTGTAGCCCATCTTGCTGAGATCGGCCATGACTTTGGCCCATTGCTCGGAAGAGAGGCTCAGGTTGCAGAAGGTAGCAATGAGGATGTCTTGGTGGACTTGGGGGCTCCATTTCATGATTTGGCGAGAAGCAGACATGGCTGGCGATGTTTGGATGCAGACGATGGTCTTGAAGTTGAACAAAGATGGGTATAAAGAGGAGTTTGTCGTGTTTTTGTAGGTGCAAAGGCTGAGAGATGAAGGTCTTGGGATATAGAGATGCTATAAAAGAGTGAAGGAAtgggacaaggaaaagaaaaggtgaTGAAAAGACGGAGATTCAGTGAATTGAGAGTAAGGAACTTATAGAAAGGCATGCTTTATGCCGCTCCCTGCCGCCTGCACATGACTTTGGTTTTTGGGGAAATGGCTGTAAGCGGTGAAGACTGTTGCATTTTGGCAAGAAAATCACAACCATGTGGTAAAGTGAAAAAGAGCAAGATagggagggaaaagaagcatgaaaaaaaaaaccagtAAATATCCAACTAGTATAGAAAATAGAAGATATTCCTTACCGGATGGCGCTCCACGAGGTATCGTAGCCtcgagaagcaagaaactCGACAATGGCAGTGTTGACCTGCGGGTTGAAGCTGTTGGTATGGTTGCCCGCTTGGTAAAAGGCGACAAGCAGGTCGTTGAGGAAGTCGACCTTGTCCCAAGCCGGATTCGAGGCCGAAGCAGCTTTGCGAGGCATGGTGgatgttttgtttgttgaaTCGAGATTGGCACAACGCGTTGGTTTATTTGTTGATTTCGTCTGGGTTTGAAGGCCTGCAGTTGTTTAGGCTGTGGATTGGGTATTGGTGGTATATGTAGTGGTTGGAAGCAGATTGGAGGTGTAAGGGTGCCGACAGTAAGGCGGATGTAAGGCTTTGGGGAGAGAAGTGAATTGGGTTTAAGAGAAAAGTCACTTTATGCTTTTATCTAGCAGGTGAAGGATAAAGGTATTCTAAAGTgatcaaggaaaagaaaaagccaaagtaTGTCTGATGAATGCAAGAGCACAGGGTAA is part of the Trichoderma atroviride chromosome 1, complete sequence genome and encodes:
- a CDS encoding uncharacterized protein (EggNog:ENOG41), which translates into the protein MVAPKSKDATPSGSKPTRGWDAAAHEALLLCVIDEIKGGKAFLTEVTRRMQARGYSYSYDAINQHVQKLRKARDTNGIVAAADPSAAGASKASATPRKPAATPRKRRTPAKKDFDEDDEDDDVKLKLEQAAEDDEMDSPSIRPSKRARASASSFDIGIGSLPNPAEI
- a CDS encoding uncharacterized protein (EggNog:ENOG41) — translated: MSASRQIMKWSPQVHQDILIATFCNLSLSSEQWAKVMADLSKMGYTFSEGALRYVDACILGQWHFTNGCSPMATRPRLIGLHSTPLAPVLHSASWGGEENA
- a CDS encoding uncharacterized protein (EggNog:ENOG41), whose protein sequence is MPRKAASASNPAWDKVDFLNDLLVAFYQAGNHTNSFNPQVNTAIVEFLASRGYDTSWSAIRRQGAA